Proteins from one Candidatus Binataceae bacterium genomic window:
- a CDS encoding DUF1829 domain-containing protein — protein MTDEIQHLVDQYIAWLKDKTALRQVKDWVEITTPYLDRHNDYLQIYAKRENGAYLLTDGGETIEDLRLSGCNLDSPRRQDLLRTTLNGFGVRLNNDNLEVHAPPDHFPLRKHNLVQAMLAVNDLFYVASPLVKSLFYEDVVAWLEAQQIRYIPNVKFTGKSGYDHLFDFAIPKSPSQPERIVQAVSRPRRDTAVALAFAWHDTREVRPPASRAYALLNDSEHPIPAEVFEALRNYEVNPVPWSHREDVREELAA, from the coding sequence ATGACGGACGAAATCCAGCATCTGGTCGATCAATACATCGCGTGGCTGAAGGATAAGACCGCCCTGCGCCAGGTGAAGGATTGGGTCGAGATCACGACCCCGTATCTCGACCGGCACAACGACTACCTGCAGATCTACGCGAAGCGCGAGAATGGAGCCTACCTGCTGACCGATGGCGGCGAGACGATTGAGGACCTGCGCCTGTCCGGCTGCAACCTCGACAGCCCCCGCCGGCAGGACCTGCTTCGAACAACGCTGAACGGTTTCGGCGTGAGGCTCAACAATGACAACCTTGAGGTTCACGCCCCGCCCGACCACTTTCCACTGCGCAAGCATAATCTCGTTCAGGCGATGCTCGCGGTGAACGATCTGTTTTACGTCGCATCGCCACTCGTGAAGAGCCTGTTCTACGAGGACGTGGTGGCGTGGCTTGAAGCCCAGCAGATTCGCTACATCCCGAACGTCAAATTCACCGGCAAGAGCGGCTACGACCATCTGTTCGATTTTGCGATTCCCAAGTCGCCTAGCCAGCCAGAGCGAATTGTTCAGGCGGTCAGCCGCCCGCGCCGCGACACGGCCGTTGCGCTTGCGTTTGCGTGGCATGACACGCGCGAGGTGCGGCCGCCGGCATCGCGAGCCTATGCGCTGCTCAACGACTCTGAGCATCCGATACCCGCCGAGGTTTTCGAGGCGTTGCGCAACTATGAGGTCAACCCGGTGCCGTGGAGCCATCGTGAAGACGTTCGTGAGGAGTTGGCCGCGTGA
- a CDS encoding restriction endonuclease subunit S produces MKADGQSRPAAIAWIRLGEVTEMLSGGTPSKARSDYWSGDIPWVSAKDMKQRRLVDAEDHITTSGLANGSKLAPANATLILVRGMTLLDDIPICSLSREVAFNQDVKAIVPKRVIEPRYLTYALLAAKPQLLSMVQEAGHGTGTLPTDRLKNLEIPLPTKSEQCAVTEILGGLDDKIELNRRMNETLEAMARAIFKSWFVDFEPVRAKIDGRWRRGQSLPGLPADLYDLFPDSFEDSELGGIPKDWGTTRLSDAFEINPPRSLSAGAVSPYLDMANMPTNSPRPLGRVDRAFTSGMKFINGDTLVARITPCLENGKTAFVDFLEDGQVGWGSTEYIVLRSKPPLPLEFSYFLARSYDFRAHAIANMSGTSGRQRVPVSCFDSYLVVVPLAPIAESFGRLVQPIMTVIKHHDEESRTLAEMRDRLLPKLISGKLRVREAGQLVKEAV; encoded by the coding sequence ATGAAGGCTGACGGTCAGAGCCGGCCTGCTGCGATCGCTTGGATCAGACTCGGAGAGGTGACGGAAATGTTATCGGGCGGGACACCGTCGAAGGCCCGCTCGGACTACTGGAGCGGGGACATTCCTTGGGTCTCAGCCAAAGATATGAAGCAGCGCCGCCTTGTTGACGCGGAGGACCACATTACCACTTCCGGTCTTGCAAATGGGTCAAAACTTGCGCCCGCCAACGCCACCCTGATCTTAGTTCGCGGAATGACGTTGCTGGACGACATTCCCATCTGCTCGCTCAGTCGCGAAGTGGCCTTCAACCAAGACGTTAAGGCCATCGTTCCCAAGCGCGTTATCGAGCCCCGCTACCTTACATATGCGCTGCTTGCAGCAAAGCCACAATTGCTTTCGATGGTCCAAGAAGCCGGACACGGCACTGGAACCCTGCCCACAGACCGGCTAAAGAACCTCGAAATCCCGTTGCCCACAAAATCGGAGCAATGCGCAGTCACGGAGATACTCGGCGGGCTGGATGACAAGATCGAGCTGAACCGGCGGATGAACGAGACGCTGGAGGCGATGGCGCGCGCGATCTTCAAGTCGTGGTTCGTCGATTTCGAGCCGGTCCGCGCCAAGATCGACGGCCGATGGCGCCGCGGCCAATCGCTCCCCGGCCTCCCCGCCGACCTCTACGACCTCTTCCCCGACTCCTTCGAGGACTCGGAACTGGGCGGGATTCCGAAGGACTGGGGCACGACCCGGCTAAGCGATGCTTTCGAGATTAATCCGCCGCGTTCGTTGTCTGCGGGCGCAGTGTCGCCCTACCTCGACATGGCGAATATGCCTACGAACTCGCCTCGCCCACTCGGACGGGTCGATCGCGCCTTCACCTCCGGAATGAAGTTCATAAACGGCGATACGCTCGTTGCCCGCATCACGCCCTGTCTGGAAAACGGCAAGACGGCGTTTGTTGATTTTTTGGAGGATGGTCAGGTTGGCTGGGGTTCCACGGAATATATTGTCCTCAGGAGCAAGCCCCCGCTGCCGTTGGAGTTTAGCTACTTTCTCGCGAGAAGCTACGATTTCCGAGCGCATGCAATCGCGAACATGAGCGGGACGTCCGGGCGCCAGCGCGTGCCGGTCTCATGTTTCGACAGCTATCTTGTGGTCGTACCCCTGGCACCCATTGCTGAATCGTTTGGCCGCCTCGTACAGCCAATCATGACCGTCATTAAACACCACGACGAAGAATCGCGCACACTTGCGGAAATGCGCGACAGGCTGTTGCCGAAGCTCATCTCAGGCAAGCTTCGCGTGAGGGAGGCTGGACAACTGGTCAAAGAGGCCGTCTGA
- a CDS encoding type II toxin-antitoxin system MqsA family antitoxin translates to MKCVICKTGETRPGVVTVTLARGETTVLVKGTPADVCQNCGEYYLDDAVAAKVYAKAQEAADRHAEVEILRYAA, encoded by the coding sequence ATGAAGTGCGTAATCTGCAAGACCGGTGAGACCCGGCCGGGAGTCGTCACGGTGACGCTGGCTCGCGGAGAAACGACCGTGCTGGTCAAGGGCACGCCGGCGGATGTCTGCCAGAACTGCGGCGAATACTATCTCGATGATGCGGTCGCGGCGAAAGTGTATGCGAAAGCGCAGGAAGCGGCTGATCGGCACGCGGAAGTCGAGATTCTGCGGTATGCAGCATGA
- a CDS encoding DUF4258 domain-containing protein: MDCSAVRFTRHAFERMFERSVAPEAVIRIIREGEIIASYPDDQPYPSVLILGFERGEPLHLVVARDPASGICFVVTVYRPDPSLWSEDFKTRRS, from the coding sequence ATGGACTGTAGCGCCGTCCGCTTTACGCGCCACGCCTTCGAGCGGATGTTCGAGCGCTCGGTCGCGCCTGAAGCCGTGATACGGATTATAAGGGAGGGGGAGATAATCGCGTCGTATCCTGACGATCAGCCGTACCCAAGCGTGCTCATCCTGGGCTTCGAGCGCGGCGAGCCGCTTCACCTGGTCGTGGCGCGCGACCCGGCGAGCGGAATTTGTTTCGTGGTGACGGTCTATCGTCCCGACCCGAGCCTTTGGAGCGAGGATTTCAAAACGCGGAGAAGCTGA
- a CDS encoding class I SAM-dependent DNA methyltransferase, whose amino-acid sequence MARPAKSRTNGRNGNNGATLGFEQTLWQAADKLRNNLDAAEYKHVVLGLIFLKYISDAFEEKHAALVAQQAQGADPEDPDEYRAENVFWVPKEARWSHLRANAKQPAIGKLIDDAMVAIERDNPSLKGVLPKEYNRPALDKQRLGELIDLIGAISMGDAEHRSKDILGRVYEYFLGQFASAEGKKGGQFYTPRCVVRLIVEMIEPFKGRVYDPCCGSSGMFVQSEAFIREHGGKLGDIAIYGQESNPTTWRLAKMNLAIRGIDANLGPEHADSFHRDLHKDLKADFVMANPPFNMSDWGGERLREDVRWKYGAPPAGNANFAWVQHIIHHLAPNGVAGFVLANGSMSSNTSGEGEIRRRIIEADLVDCMVALPAQLFYATQIPACLWFLARNKRDPRLRDRRGETLFIDARKMGVLIDRVHRELTNEEIARIAATYHAWRGEKGAGEYKDVAGFCKSATTEEIAGHGHVLTPGRYVGAEAVEDDGEPFDEKMRRLVGTLAGQMAEGRKLEEAIRKNLKALGYGL is encoded by the coding sequence ATGGCGCGGCCAGCGAAATCACGTACCAACGGCCGCAACGGCAATAACGGAGCGACGCTCGGCTTCGAGCAGACCCTGTGGCAGGCGGCCGACAAGCTGCGCAACAACCTGGACGCGGCCGAGTACAAGCACGTCGTGCTCGGCCTGATCTTTCTCAAATACATCTCCGACGCGTTCGAGGAAAAGCACGCCGCGCTGGTGGCCCAGCAGGCCCAGGGCGCCGATCCCGAAGACCCCGACGAATACCGCGCCGAGAACGTCTTCTGGGTTCCGAAGGAGGCGCGATGGTCTCATCTTCGCGCCAATGCCAAGCAGCCGGCCATCGGCAAGCTGATCGACGACGCGATGGTCGCGATCGAGCGCGACAACCCCTCACTCAAGGGCGTCCTGCCCAAGGAGTACAACCGCCCCGCCCTCGACAAGCAGCGGCTCGGCGAACTTATCGATCTCATCGGCGCCATCAGCATGGGCGACGCCGAGCATCGCTCAAAGGACATCCTCGGCCGCGTCTACGAATACTTCCTCGGCCAGTTTGCCAGCGCCGAGGGCAAGAAGGGCGGCCAGTTCTACACCCCGCGATGCGTCGTGCGCCTGATTGTCGAGATGATCGAGCCCTTCAAGGGGCGTGTCTACGACCCATGCTGCGGATCGAGCGGGATGTTCGTCCAGAGCGAGGCGTTCATCCGCGAGCATGGCGGGAAGCTTGGCGACATCGCGATCTACGGGCAGGAGTCCAACCCCACCACGTGGCGGCTCGCCAAGATGAACCTCGCGATTCGCGGCATCGACGCCAACCTCGGCCCCGAGCACGCCGACAGTTTCCATCGCGACCTGCATAAGGACTTGAAGGCCGATTTCGTGATGGCCAATCCGCCCTTCAACATGAGCGACTGGGGCGGCGAGCGCCTGCGCGAGGACGTGCGATGGAAGTACGGCGCGCCGCCCGCCGGCAACGCCAACTTCGCCTGGGTGCAGCACATCATCCATCACCTGGCGCCCAACGGCGTTGCCGGCTTCGTGCTGGCCAACGGCAGCATGTCGTCCAACACCTCCGGCGAAGGCGAGATTCGCAGGCGGATTATCGAGGCCGACCTGGTCGATTGCATGGTGGCGCTTCCGGCGCAGCTCTTCTACGCGACCCAGATTCCTGCCTGCCTGTGGTTTCTCGCGCGCAACAAGCGTGACCCGCGCCTGCGCGACCGGCGCGGCGAGACGCTCTTTATCGACGCGCGCAAGATGGGCGTGCTGATCGACCGGGTCCATCGCGAACTCACCAACGAGGAGATCGCGCGCATCGCCGCGACCTACCATGCCTGGCGCGGCGAGAAAGGCGCGGGCGAGTACAAGGACGTTGCGGGCTTCTGCAAGAGCGCGACGACCGAGGAGATCGCCGGCCACGGCCACGTGCTGACGCCGGGGCGCTACGTCGGCGCGGAGGCGGTCGAGGATGACGGCGAGCCGTTCGACGAAAAGATGCGCCGGCTGGTGGGCACGCTTGCCGGGCAGATGGCCGAGGGGCGCAAGCTTGAGGAGGCGATCCGCAAAAACCTGAAGGCGCTCGGGTATGGACTGTAG
- a CDS encoding FkbM family methyltransferase translates to MVKQRALGTFIQSGWNVYDIGAHVGFYSLLFSKLVGPAGAVWAFEPCAANVVHLADHLRLNEIRNVTVIQAAVGAGGGLTGFTTRAPSSSQNRVDPTCRELLLPQVALDQLELPAPNLIKMDVEGAESQVLQGASRLLASSRPIIFIALHSEGERQNCAALLRRACYKLYDLFGSQSDWIQSDEIYAVPEEIALASLPQECDGVSG, encoded by the coding sequence TTGGTTAAGCAGCGGGCGCTTGGCACTTTCATCCAATCCGGCTGGAACGTTTATGATATCGGCGCGCATGTCGGCTTCTACTCGCTGCTTTTCTCTAAGCTGGTGGGGCCGGCGGGCGCGGTTTGGGCCTTCGAGCCGTGTGCGGCCAACGTCGTACATCTGGCCGACCATCTGAGGCTCAACGAAATTCGCAATGTCACTGTCATCCAGGCCGCGGTAGGGGCCGGCGGCGGTTTGACCGGATTTACCACCCGGGCCCCGAGCAGCTCCCAAAACCGAGTCGATCCAACCTGCCGGGAGTTGCTCCTGCCGCAGGTCGCTTTGGACCAGCTTGAACTGCCGGCTCCCAACCTCATCAAAATGGACGTGGAAGGGGCCGAGTCCCAAGTGCTTCAGGGCGCGTCACGGCTACTGGCGTCAAGTCGGCCAATCATATTTATCGCGCTGCATAGCGAAGGGGAGCGCCAGAATTGCGCCGCGCTTCTGCGGCGCGCGTGTTACAAGCTTTACGACTTGTTCGGAAGCCAGAGCGATTGGATTCAGAGCGATGAGATCTACGCCGTGCCCGAAGAGATCGCGCTTGCGAGTCTGCCCCAGGAGTGCGACGGA